Below is a genomic region from Spirosoma radiotolerans.
CTGTCGTTCATTGCCTGCGCCCCAGATGCATTTCAGGCTACAGGCTTGGGCAATCCCTTGCAGAGACGCCATCAGTAAGGCCGCGGGGGTGATGTCAAATAGCGTTTTGGTAGCTTGCTTGACAAGGTCAGGATTTTTAATCCCTTGTATCCCTCCCACAAAGATACTTTCACCAAATAACGAGTTCGTCAACTGATCAGCAACCACTGTAAAGCGAATCGTATAAACTGGAATTGTGTTGTATTCCAATACGACGGCCAATTCGCCTTCCCAGTCCAGACCCACGGGGAAAAACAGACCAATTCTAAACGAGTCATCACCCTGCCAGTCCTGCCAGATATAGGTTTTGTGAAGAACATCGTCAAAAAAGTGGGGACGTACGTATTTAGTGAAATAATGGTAATGGCTAGTGAGCATTGCCAGCTTGTCTTTAGTTGGCAAATCAAGGGCTAAATACTGACCGAGGTATTTATAAAGTAGTCGGGGGTTTTCCTGAGAGAGGGTAATTACTTGTGGGCTGGTTTTCAGTAACTTGGCCAGATAACGATGCCTTTGTGCGTGCCAGATAATTCGCCTGAACCGGAAGCCTGTTTTTAGTGTGTAGAGCACTCCCCGGCGCGCTACCTGATTCGTCACCCGATATAATGTTGTAGACTTTATTGAGCGGGTATAGGTTAATAGATGGGCCGCTAGGCTGACAGGCCCAGTAAATAGTTTCATTGAATTTTTATGGTTGGAGTGGTCGAAAGCGCATTACTTTTAATGACAACTTATTCATTAAAAACGGATAAGCGGCTAACCTTCTGGTCTACTTTACTATGCGGTAGCTCAGGATAATTGATTGACTCGTCCAGGATACTTCTATTAAAATAGCATCAAATACATGTTCCTTAGTGGTCACATTTCTATACTAGAATACTGGCCAAAAAGAGAAGGAGACGGTGGCTAAATAGGGAATTGCCACGGCCATTGTCAGCACTACTACTTAGTGGAGTTTGCTGCTACTCATCCTTTTGCTCGTAGTGGTGCAGAAAGGCATTGTTGAGCGCGAAGAACAGTACCTGAACGACAAAGCACAGGTAAGACGTTGGTTTTGAGGATAACCGGACTTAGGGTTGTTTAGGCACCGGCGACTGACCCGGGTCGGGCGAAATGCGGCTGGGTCGGTTAAAGCCATCGCGATACCGGTTGCGTAATTGCTGAATCGTGTTGATGAGGTCGTAATCTTCAGCTTTGAGCAGGTAGTCATCTTCCAAGTCGCAGAAGTCAAAAAAACGGTCGATTTCGTCTGGCTTCAACGTAGTCGACTGTTCCACCAAAAGCCGAAATCGCTCCAAAGCGAGCGCGTGCCGACGATCCTGCTGCATGATGTAATACGCTTTTCTGTCGGTTTTAGGCCGCTTGGCGAACAACTCATACAATAAGGTAACTCCCGCGCCATCGGCCAACCTATCGAAAGCCTGCTCACCGGTTACTTTTTTTGAGGCTGTTGGCTCATCAAGTATCTGCTGAATTTCGCGTTTTACTTCTTCATATCGTTTTCCTGTAACGGTTACCTCCGCAAGGTCAACGACACGGTAGGGCATAGGGGGAAGTGCCTTGGCAATAATAGTTGGATTATCGCCACCATTGTAGAGAATGCCGGTACGATCGTACAACTGACTGGTTAGAATCAAGGAATCGCCGGGCTGGAGCGTCATAAAAAAACGCCCCGTAGTATTTGTCCTGGCTCGTTGGCGACTACGTTTATTAATGACTGTAGCCCGGTCAACACCCTGTTTGGTGGCCTGATCAATGACCGTTCCAATTACATACTTGCCCTGTGCCCATGCACTACCCGACCAACTGAAGAGGCTGACGAGGCAAACAAATAGCAGGCGTTTAATGGGCATAGGGGGTTGAGTTATAGAGACAAACTGGGTTGTCAGACCAAGCTATAAAACGGAATTTACAAAAATACGGGTTGATGGCATTCAATCCTGTTAAAAAATCTTAACCAGCTTTTCCAGCCGATCGAGCGTCATTTGACTAAAGTCGGCGACAACATCATCGACAAAGGGGCGGAGTTCATCCGGCGACTGCGTCGTTGCCATGCCTACAACCGAGGCACCCGATGCCTTGGCTGCCTGAATACCCGTCATGGAATCTTCAAAAATGATACTCTCTGCTGGATCAACACCTAACATATCCATCGCTTTCTGATAGATTTCGGGATCAGGTTTTGGATGGCTAACCAGGCTTTCGTTCAGTAAAACGTCAAAGTAAGGGCGCAGGCTAAGGGCATCCATCACAAAGTCGAGGTTTTCGACAGGGGCAGACGTCGCTACAGCCGTGAGAATATGAGCATCTTTCAGGGATTGTAAAAAGGGAATCAGACCCACGACCGGCGTAATTTCCTTGCTATATAACTCCCGAAATAACGCTTCTTTCTCCTGTGCCAACTGCTTCGACTCGTCGGCGGTAAGGACCTTCCCCGAAAAAAGATGATTCAGGATGTCGTTATTATGCTTCCCCGAGACATATTGTACAAAGTCGGCGTCGCTTAGTGTTTTACCATATCGCTGGTAATACTCGCGCCAGGCAATGCGATGATGCGGGTTTGTATCAACAATAACCCCATCCATGTCAAAAATTACAGCTTTCATGCGTTTGGTTTATGGTAACCGGTTTATGGTATTTAGTTTACGGTAGTCCTATCGCAACGGGCTGCCGTGAACCAAATACCATAAACCAAACACTGTTATTTCATCTTCACAATCGTTACACCCGCTCCGCCCCGATCGGCGTGTTCGTCTTCCATCTTACCTACCTGTTTGTAACCGCGCAGGTGATTTCGTACAAGCGTCCGTAAAATGCCATCACCTTTGCCATGAACAATGCGCAGTTCGGGATAGCCAAGCATCAAGGCGTCATCGACAAACCGATCGACTTCTCCGATGGCTTCTTCCCCTCGCTTTCCACGAATATCGAGGTTAAAGCTAAAGTTTTGCATCTTCTCGTTCATGTCAACGCCCTGGCTTCGCGGACGGTCGTCCCGCACTTCAGTCGCAGCCGTAAAGGTTTTCTTACTGACTTTTTCGAGCCGGTTCAGCTTCACGTTTGACTTTAGATCGCCAATACGGATTTCGGCGTCCTTACCACGAAGGGCTAACACCTGGCCAATGGCATTTTGACCCGATATGCGAACATAGCTACCCACCGAAATGGCCCCATTGTCATTTTCGAACTCGTCTTCTGCTTGTTTGGGCGTTTCGATAACGACCGGTTCAGGTTTGAGTTCTTTTTGCTCGAACCGCTCTAGTGTCTGACGAACCTGTTTGGTGGCTTCTCGCTCGGCTTTGTTCTCCTTAATCTCCCGAATCGTATTCTCAATTCGCTGGTTTGCTTCCTGGACTAATGCTTTGGCTTTCTGCTTCGCATCGTTGAGAAGCTGCTTCTGTTCGTTGTCCAGGCGATTTTTTAGAGCGGTATATTCAGCAAGCTGCTGGGCGAGTTTACGCTGATTGATACCAATTTCAATATTCTTCTCGGAGAACACACGCTTCTCAATATCCAGCTCTTTCAGGAGTTTCTCAAAATTTACCTGCTGGTTACCAAGCTTCTCTTTGGCCCGGTCGATAACGCCTTTGGGTAAGCCAATTTTCTGGGCAATCTCGAACGCAAATGAAGAGCCCGGCCGACCGATTTCCAATTGATAGAGTGGCTCCAGATGCTCACCATCAAACCGCATAGCGCCGTTGATTAGGCCCGGTGTTTTGTCGGCAACCACTTTCAGGTTGGTGTAGTGTGTATTGACGACACCATACGCCCCTGATTTATTAAGATCTTCCAGAATTGACTCGGCAATGGCGCCCCCCAATCCTGGCTCTGTTCCCGTACCAAATTCGTCGATCAGGAAAAGTGTCCGTTTGTTGGCGCCAATCAAGAACTGCTTCATCGCCGTTAAGTGCGACGAATAGGTACTCAGGTCATTCTCCAGTGATTGTTCATCACCAATATCGATGAACAGATTTTGAAAAATACCCATCTCCGCATAGTCGGCCATCGGTACAAGTAAACCGCATTGCAGCATGTATTGGATCAGGCCAATGGTTTTTAACGCCACTGACTTACCACCAGCATTTGGCCCAGAAATAATGAGGATTCGGGCCTTTTCATCCAAGCGAACACTGAGTGGCACGACCGTTTTCCCCACTTTCGAAAACGACAAGAAGAGCAGTGGATGGCGGGCGTTTGTCCAATTAATGAACGGCCGCTCATGCAGTTTCGGCATAATGGCGTCTAATTGAATTGCTAGTTTAGCCTTAGCCCGGATGAAGTCAATTTGAGCCAAAAAATTGACGGCGCGTTTCAACTCCTCCAAATGAGGCCGGATCTGATCGGTAAGGGCAAGCAGAATACGGTAAATTTCACGGCGTTCTTCGTATTCCAGTTCACGAATTTCGTTGTTGGCATCGAATACCTCGGCGGGTTCCAGATAGACCGTTTGACCCGTTTGGGATTCGTCATGAACGAATCCCTTAATTTTGCGCTTGTGTTCGGCCGCAATGGGAATCACCAGCCGCCCGCCCCGTACGGTTAAGGAAAGATCGTCCGGAATCCAGCCATTCTGACGGGCCTGCCGTAAAATGCTGTCGAGCCGTTTGCGGAGATTAGCCTGTTCTGCAATGATCCGACGACGGATGCTGGCTAATTCCGGTGAGGCAGAATCGCGAATATGTCCTCTATCGTCGATAACCCGTTCCAGGGAGTCCGTCAATTTTTTATCAACTCCCACTGGCCCAGCCAGTTCGCGCAGAAAAGGAAAACTGTTTGATTCTTCTCGCTTGGACAGGAAACGAAGGCAATCCTGAATGGTACGTAAGGCCAGTTTAAGGTCAAAGAATTCGTCTTCTGTCAGGGCAATTCCTTCTACCCGAGCACGGCCCAGGTGGGGCCTGACATCAATATAATTACTCGACGGGAAGTCCGTTTCATACTGGACAATCTGCTTGAACTCGGTGGTTTGGCGAAGCAGTTTATCAATCAGTTGCACATTATCGCTGAAGCGAATTTTTTCGACATAATCCTGCCCCAGTGGACTGACGCAGGCCTCTTTTAGTCTTTCGCGGATAGTGTTAAACCCTAATTTACTCTCTAAGGTGTTGGGATAAAGCATTATGTGGAGCCGCTCTTAATCGAGTGGCTTATGGGAAAGAATAGTCTATAAATAATGAGTAAAGCTACCCAACTGGCGTAGCTTTATATAAATAACAGTAAGGAAGGGGAGTGGGTTCGCTGAATGACTATAGATACAAATACGCAAAAGAGACTTTAAAAAAAGATGAAAGATGAATGATTTGTAAATCATTCATCTTTCATCTTTTTTAACTACCGGCTACCATTTCGGCTACTGCTGTGTCCGGAGTGCCCATGCCCTCCGCGCTCTTCAGCGAGTTCAGTCTTGGTTTTAGTTGTGGTGTCATGATCTTCTTCAGGATCTTGTTTGCTCTTGTTGGAACCCGTCATATTGCGCTCTGCGTTAGGACGGTCTTTTCCCGTGTCATGGGCTTCGTAGTTGCGAGTCCGTTTATGGTTTGCCTGTAAATCCTTCGAACCAGGCAGGTCTGTGGTTTTGTGATTTGCCATTTTGTATGTCTATTTGTTGAGTAGGGTAATAACTGGCAACAAAGTGGATTGTTTGGCAAAAAAATCCCCTTTCCACATAGTAGAAAGGGGATTTTCAATTCAATTAACTAGTGCATTAATGAGCCTAGTAGCCAGGGTTCTGTTTAAAGATACCTTGCTGTTGGTCCATTTGTACTTGAGGAATTGGGAAGTATTCATCTTTTCCAGCGGTGAATTTAGCTCCCGAATAACCAAGCGGTAGTCTTTGGCTTTCATAACTTAGGAAAGCATTAAGCACAGGCGCTGCAACACCCCAGCGAACGAGGTCAAAGAAACGGTGCCCTTCGCCCGACAACTCCAACTTACGTTCAAACCGAACAGCATTTAAGGCCGCTGTCTTATCCGCGAAAGGTGTTGTGTAGGTGCTGATTACATAATTGGCTGCATTCTTTCCATCAGCAGTTTTTACCCAAGCATCAGCGTTAGCCGCTCTAGTTCTAACTTGATTGATATAAGTGCGCGCTTTTTCTAACGTACCGGCTTCGATTTCAGCTTCAGCTGCCATCAATAACACATCGGCATAACGAATGATGTTGTAATTGATAGCTGAATAACCATCAGTCCAGGAGCTACCATCCGTCAAACTTTTATCCTGTGACCGGTAGAAGACAAACTTTTTAGGCGAAAATGGACCTGCATAGCTTTGGTCACGAATCCAGTCCAGGCCAGGGTGAACCATCCAGTCTAAATAAGGAATGCCACGACGACCAATCGACCAGTCTAAACGAGGGTCAACAGGACCAGCATCTGGCGTAAAAGCAGCTTTTGAGTCAATACCCTGATCATTCTTCAACTGGTTTGCGCCAACATTATAAGATCCATCCAATAAAGGCAATCCTTTGGCATCAACGCGGAATGAGTTCGCCAGTTCAAAACTTGGGGCAAAGAAACCACAGCAGCCGGCAGGACCATTCGAACCCGTATTATACGGGAAGTTAAGATCCAGTTCCTGAGCCGAGTTAGAAACATCACCGGTATTAACGGCAGCCTGAATAGCAAACACCGACTCTTCGTTGTTGTCTTTGGTAGCGTTGAATACATCTGTATAATTTGCTACCAGCGCATATTTCTTACCATTAGCTGTTTGACCACTGGCAATAACCTGATCGAAGAGGGCTTTAGCTTCAGCAAACTTCTTCTCATATAGGAACGTTTTGGCCAGATAAGCCATAGCAGCCCACTTGTTCGCCCGGCCAGCTGCAGCCTGGGTTTCCGGCAAGTTGTCTTGAGCGAATTTGAAATCTGCCTCAATCTTCGGCCAGATATCTACATCATTTTTAACTAACTCAATACCTGATCCGTAATCTACTGTTTCATCAACATAAGGTACCATGTTGAATGACCGCTTCAACTCAAAGTAGTAATGAGCACGAAGAAAACGAGCCTCACCGGCTATCCGTTTTTTATCAGCATCTGATACGTCGGTACCGGCCGAGGGCAGCGTCCGAAGAACAGCATTGGCCCGGCTAATACCTTCATACATCCCTTTCCACTTGTCGTTAATATCACCGTTAGTGGGCAATATTTCATAGCGCTGGAATGTTGAGAAGTTAGTGTTACCACCTCCATCTCCGGAGTTAGAGCCTTTATTCGCTTCACCTCCCGACACGCTGCCGCGTACCCAGTTGTAAGAGCTGGTTGCCCGCGAAAAGCCCCGGCCATTTAATTGCGAATAGGACGCCAAAAGTATGCCTTCAAGACCAGCTTTAGATGTCAACTGATTGCTGGCCAACTGGCCTGTTGCAGGGACATCCAAAAATTTGTCTTTACAAGCAAACGTAACCATGGTGAGTGCCAATGTTACGATAGTACCCTTCAAGATGATTTTTTTCATTGTTTGACTTATCTAAGAGTAGATAATTATTGTTTGAAGCAGCGAGTTTATAGGTATCAAACTCGCTGCTAAGTAAGTGTTAATTCTAAAAACCAAAGCTTAAACCTACGTTGTAGCCACGGGTAACAGGGTAGTTGCCAATGTCGATACCAAAGTTCTGGTCAGCTGAACCACCAACGGCAGGGTCTAAGCCTTTGTACTTGGTGATCGTGAACAGGTTGGTCGCAGACAGTGACAGTCTCAATCGGCTCAAATTAGCCCGGCTCAACAGTGAAGCTGGGAAGGTATAACCCAACGTCAGATATTGCATACGTCCATAAGAGCCATTCTCTACATAATATGAATTGGCCTGAGTGTTTGTGCTGAAGTTTGATGTATTCTCAAAAATGGGCACAGTAGTGTTTGTATGCGTAGGCAACCAAGAATCTTTTACACGCGCGCTAACAGCCGCTCCTGGGAAAGAAGGATAGAAGTCGGTGTACCATTTCGAGTTGTTAAAGATTTTGTTACCAAGCGAAGTATAAAGCTGGGTATTCAGGTCGAAACCTTTGTACTTCAGCGTCAGTGTTAAACTTCCTGTGAATTTCGGGATTGGGCTACCCAAAAATACCCGGTCATCATCATTGATCTGACCGTCACCATTTGTATCCTGGTACCGGAAACGACCAGGACCTGCACCGCTTTGGGTAGGTGCGGCAGCTACTTCCTCCTTGGAGTTAAACAACCCAATCACTTTATATCCGTAGAAAGAAGATAAATCATGACCTGGCTGATTCCGAACGACAGGCGTACTTAGACGTTGACCATTGGCGGTGAAATAAGGCACTGATGGCGCGATGGCTGTAATCTTGTTGTCCAGAACACTACCTACTGCTGTTACTTCGTAACCCAGATCGCCGGTAACGTTTCCTCTTGTCGTGATTAAGAGGTCAATACCTTTGTTACTCATACTAGCAACGTTCACATAGGGTGCGTTGGCACGAGTACCTACAACGCCTGGCAGTGCTAAAGGATAGAGTAAGTCCTTCGTATCTTTTTTCCAGAAATCAAGAACTACTTCTAATTTGTTGTTAAAGAAGGCACCATCAATACCAATGTTGGAGGTTATGCTGGTTTCCCATTTAGCTGCAGCATTACCGATTTGGCTACGATAGTAACCAGCCTGAACCGATGTGTTTGCTCCTGTAATATCATAGCTGTTGGCAGCATTAGAGCCAAACAGGTTATACTGGTTAGTTGAACTTAAGTAGTTCGAATTACCCATTAAACCATAACCACCGCGCACTTTCAAATCTGAAATCCAAGGTAAGTTCTTCATGAAATCCTCAGATGAAAGACGCCAGGCTGCCGATATAGCTGGAAACACCCCATAACGGTTCTCAGAGCCGAATTGTGATGAGCCATCACGCCGAATGACACCGGTAACGATGTACTTATCATTGAACGTATAACGTGCCTGAGCAAATAGGGAGTAGAAATTATTCCCTTTACCGTAGTAGCTGTTTACGCTACGTGTAGCCCCTGGCGTTGTGGTTCCAATAGTTACATAGTTAGGGTCCGTAGAGAAAGGATTGAGACCTGAACCACTGATTCCCCGACCGTTTCCTGTATTGAGTGCTTCAATACCAGCTAATACGCTAATGTCATGAATGCCAAACTTCTGCTTGTACTGGGCCGTATTGGTAAAAGTCCAGGCTAAACCAACGTTTGATGCTTCGTTATACACGTAGTTCGTATTATTTTCTGAGTTCTCATATTGAGAACGGTTATACGAATTGTTGTAATTGCTAAAATAGTTTCCACCTATGCTACTACGTAGCGTTAACGCGGGAATTACGTCGTACTCTAAGTAAGCATTACCAAAAGCAAAGATGTTATAATTCAGGTTATCCTTAGCTCCGATGCGGTTAGCCACAGGGTTACGGGCATTATTGAAACCTGATGCAGCAGTACCCGCATACCCACCAAACGAGTTATAAACTGGTATGATCGGAGCCTGACGGAACGCTAATAAAATATCGTTTTCATCGGCAGCAACACTGGAGTTGTTGTTGGTTGAATTCCCAAGAGCATTTCCTGTACTACCCTGTAGACCAGTGGTTGAAACATAAGCGAACTGGATGTTCTCACCAAACCGCAATTTCTTCGTGATATCGAACTCCGTATTAACCCGGAACGTGTAACGCGAGAAATCGTTATACGTTATAATCCCGGCCTGTTTCTGCATACCTAAGCTAACGTAGAAACGACTTGATTCGGTACCACCTGAGAAACCTAATGTATGACGCATCAGCGGAGCAACCCGTGTAATGGCTCCGTACCAGTCCGTACCTGCTTTGTTTGCCGGAATAACGTTGTAAATAGCTCCGTTGGCAGGGTTGATGTTGTATTTAGCCGCTTCGGCGGTTAAATCAACCTGCGATGCCGGAACGCCGGTCCGGCTACCAACCAGCAAATAATCTGGTAGAACAGGGGTTTGCCCAGAACCATACTGGCCATTTGCAATTCCTGTAAAGCTATCTGGACCAACTGTACCGCCAGCCTGGTAGATATCGTTTTTACGCGCCTGCCATGTCCAATCAGCCTGCTCCTGTGGGTTCAGGATTTTTTGACCATGACCTGGATCCGTAACACCATATAAGCCATCATAGGAAATGCTCAGTTTTTGAGCCCGACGCTGACCTTTTTTGGTTGTCAATACAATTACGCCTGATGCGGCACGAGCTCCATAAACAGAGGCAGAAGCTGCATCTTTCAGAACGGTAGTTGTCTCAATATCATCCGGTGCAATGTACTGAATGCTCTGAGTTGGCACACCATCAACAACGTATAAAGGCTGGTTACCGCCGAAAGAACCAAATCCACGTACCCGTACTTGGCTTGTTGTGCCCGGCTGCCCGTTGGTGATTACGGTTACCCCGGCTACCCGTCCCTGTAATTGCTGCTCAACGTTCGTTGAAGGAACAACTTTCAACTGGGCTGGTTTTACCGTCGATACAGCTCCAGTTACGTCCCGACGGTTCTCCGTCGAGTACCCCGTTACCACAACCTCACTCAAGGCGGTGGCATCGTCTTCGAGCGTAACGTCAGCGGTTGTCCGGTTGCCTATTGTAACTT
It encodes:
- a CDS encoding DUF535 family protein, with protein sequence MKLFTGPVSLAAHLLTYTRSIKSTTLYRVTNQVARRGVLYTLKTGFRFRRIIWHAQRHRYLAKLLKTSPQVITLSQENPRLLYKYLGQYLALDLPTKDKLAMLTSHYHYFTKYVRPHFFDDVLHKTYIWQDWQGDDSFRIGLFFPVGLDWEGELAVVLEYNTIPVYTIRFTVVADQLTNSLFGESIFVGGIQGIKNPDLVKQATKTLFDITPAALLMASLQGIAQACSLKCIWGAGNERQLANGAAFFNYDAFWDALGGQKQPCQLYTLSIPFPEKPITSIKANHRSRTLRKREYKHKVTQQVRAHFEIQLR
- a CDS encoding HAD family hydrolase, with the protein product MKAVIFDMDGVIVDTNPHHRIAWREYYQRYGKTLSDADFVQYVSGKHNNDILNHLFSGKVLTADESKQLAQEKEALFRELYSKEITPVVGLIPFLQSLKDAHILTAVATSAPVENLDFVMDALSLRPYFDVLLNESLVSHPKPDPEIYQKAMDMLGVDPAESIIFEDSMTGIQAAKASGASVVGMATTQSPDELRPFVDDVVADFSQMTLDRLEKLVKIF
- a CDS encoding endonuclease MutS2 codes for the protein MLYPNTLESKLGFNTIRERLKEACVSPLGQDYVEKIRFSDNVQLIDKLLRQTTEFKQIVQYETDFPSSNYIDVRPHLGRARVEGIALTEDEFFDLKLALRTIQDCLRFLSKREESNSFPFLRELAGPVGVDKKLTDSLERVIDDRGHIRDSASPELASIRRRIIAEQANLRKRLDSILRQARQNGWIPDDLSLTVRGGRLVIPIAAEHKRKIKGFVHDESQTGQTVYLEPAEVFDANNEIRELEYEERREIYRILLALTDQIRPHLEELKRAVNFLAQIDFIRAKAKLAIQLDAIMPKLHERPFINWTNARHPLLFLSFSKVGKTVVPLSVRLDEKARILIISGPNAGGKSVALKTIGLIQYMLQCGLLVPMADYAEMGIFQNLFIDIGDEQSLENDLSTYSSHLTAMKQFLIGANKRTLFLIDEFGTGTEPGLGGAIAESILEDLNKSGAYGVVNTHYTNLKVVADKTPGLINGAMRFDGEHLEPLYQLEIGRPGSSFAFEIAQKIGLPKGVIDRAKEKLGNQQVNFEKLLKELDIEKRVFSEKNIEIGINQRKLAQQLAEYTALKNRLDNEQKQLLNDAKQKAKALVQEANQRIENTIREIKENKAEREATKQVRQTLERFEQKELKPEPVVIETPKQAEDEFENDNGAISVGSYVRISGQNAIGQVLALRGKDAEIRIGDLKSNVKLNRLEKVSKKTFTAATEVRDDRPRSQGVDMNEKMQNFSFNLDIRGKRGEEAIGEVDRFVDDALMLGYPELRIVHGKGDGILRTLVRNHLRGYKQVGKMEDEHADRGGAGVTIVKMK
- a CDS encoding RagB/SusD family nutrient uptake outer membrane protein, with amino-acid sequence MKKIILKGTIVTLALTMVTFACKDKFLDVPATGQLASNQLTSKAGLEGILLASYSQLNGRGFSRATSSYNWVRGSVSGGEANKGSNSGDGGGNTNFSTFQRYEILPTNGDINDKWKGMYEGISRANAVLRTLPSAGTDVSDADKKRIAGEARFLRAHYYFELKRSFNMVPYVDETVDYGSGIELVKNDVDIWPKIEADFKFAQDNLPETQAAAGRANKWAAMAYLAKTFLYEKKFAEAKALFDQVIASGQTANGKKYALVANYTDVFNATKDNNEESVFAIQAAVNTGDVSNSAQELDLNFPYNTGSNGPAGCCGFFAPSFELANSFRVDAKGLPLLDGSYNVGANQLKNDQGIDSKAAFTPDAGPVDPRLDWSIGRRGIPYLDWMVHPGLDWIRDQSYAGPFSPKKFVFYRSQDKSLTDGSSWTDGYSAINYNIIRYADVLLMAAEAEIEAGTLEKARTYINQVRTRAANADAWVKTADGKNAANYVISTYTTPFADKTAALNAVRFERKLELSGEGHRFFDLVRWGVAAPVLNAFLSYESQRLPLGYSGAKFTAGKDEYFPIPQVQMDQQQGIFKQNPGY
- a CDS encoding SusC/RagA family TonB-linked outer membrane protein, producing the protein MKAPLYRFLQTAFLGTVLLLWSLTASAQDRRLTGKITGVDGPVPGANVVLKGTQTGTSSDAEGNYAINVRGANPVLVISAIGFKTQEVTIGNRTTADVTLEDDATALSEVVVTGYSTENRRDVTGAVSTVKPAQLKVVPSTNVEQQLQGRVAGVTVITNGQPGTTSQVRVRGFGSFGGNQPLYVVDGVPTQSIQYIAPDDIETTTVLKDAASASVYGARAASGVIVLTTKKGQRRAQKLSISYDGLYGVTDPGHGQKILNPQEQADWTWQARKNDIYQAGGTVGPDSFTGIANGQYGSGQTPVLPDYLLVGSRTGVPASQVDLTAEAAKYNINPANGAIYNVIPANKAGTDWYGAITRVAPLMRHTLGFSGGTESSRFYVSLGMQKQAGIITYNDFSRYTFRVNTEFDITKKLRFGENIQFAYVSTTGLQGSTGNALGNSTNNNSSVAADENDILLAFRQAPIIPVYNSFGGYAGTAASGFNNARNPVANRIGAKDNLNYNIFAFGNAYLEYDVIPALTLRSSIGGNYFSNYNNSYNRSQYENSENNTNYVYNEASNVGLAWTFTNTAQYKQKFGIHDISVLAGIEALNTGNGRGISGSGLNPFSTDPNYVTIGTTTPGATRSVNSYYGKGNNFYSLFAQARYTFNDKYIVTGVIRRDGSSQFGSENRYGVFPAISAAWRLSSEDFMKNLPWISDLKVRGGYGLMGNSNYLSSTNQYNLFGSNAANSYDITGANTSVQAGYYRSQIGNAAAKWETSITSNIGIDGAFFNNKLEVVLDFWKKDTKDLLYPLALPGVVGTRANAPYVNVASMSNKGIDLLITTRGNVTGDLGYEVTAVGSVLDNKITAIAPSVPYFTANGQRLSTPVVRNQPGHDLSSFYGYKVIGLFNSKEEVAAAPTQSGAGPGRFRYQDTNGDGQINDDDRVFLGSPIPKFTGSLTLTLKYKGFDLNTQLYTSLGNKIFNNSKWYTDFYPSFPGAAVSARVKDSWLPTHTNTTVPIFENTSNFSTNTQANSYYVENGSYGRMQYLTLGYTFPASLLSRANLSRLRLSLSATNLFTITKYKGLDPAVGGSADQNFGIDIGNYPVTRGYNVGLSFGF